A region from the Arachis ipaensis cultivar K30076 chromosome B01, Araip1.1, whole genome shotgun sequence genome encodes:
- the LOC107646515 gene encoding uncharacterized protein LOC107646515 encodes MVAMMGRGVGGLGSGNRVAVAAGRTDNGRTVKKRECVLDNKFIVSYNPELLLKFRCHINVEYTCQTSSIKYLFKYVHKDNDRVTATLYNAGDLSEATQVVDERAISHKSMFLGWMTANMSYPYTRSLTYAEFPTKFAWKDDSSKWFPRKKGFAIGRLMYQQEASSWASGSYVRRLFVILLTSNNISRPEHVWDRCWHELSDDILYRQRAVMNMRELTMSDDEIKQLCLMDIDKILHSYGKTLKDYPPMPLATEVDSSLLIEMGDFFFVYGHGGTGKTFLCNLMSAEIRSRGDIVLNVAPSGIASLLLPNRRTAHSRFKIPLNITEDSVCNIKPGSPQAMLLLKAKLIIWDEAPMVSRYCYEVPDKCLGDIMRCSPTYSKDLPFGGKVVILGGDFRQILPVILRGSRQDIVHSTVNSSYLWKFCQVLKLTKNMRLSVGTTASDQDETEQFGECGLCNGTRLQVRKFGNHVIECEVLMGNNVGHIALIPRMNMVPTNETVSVRFQ; translated from the exons GCGTACTGATAACGGTCGAACAGTGAAGAAAAGGGAATGTGTACTAGACAATAAGTTCATTGTTTCGTATAATCCAGAATTGTTGCTCAAGTTCAGGTGCCACATAAATGTGGAATACACATGCCAAACAAGTTCTATTAAGTATCTGTTTAAGTATGTACACAAGGATAATGACCGTGTAACAGCTACTCTATACAATGCTGGTGATCTGTCAGAAGCCACACAAGTTGTTGACGAAAGAGCAATATCTCATAAGTCCATGTTTTTGGGATGGATGACGGCGAACATGTCATATCCCTATACTCGAAGTCTAACTTATGCTGAGTTTCCAACCAAGTTTGCTTGGAAGGACGATTCTTCAAAGTGGTTTCCTCGAAAGAAAGGCTTCGCAATTGGAAGACTCATGTACCAACAG GAAGCAAGCTCATGGGCCTCAGGATCATATGTTAGGAGGTTATTTGTCATTCTATTAACATCCAACAATATCTCAAGACCAGAACATGTCTGGGATAGATGTTGGCATGAACTCTCAGATGATATTTTGTATCGACAGAGAGCTGTGATGAACATGAGGG AGTTAACAATGTCAGATGATGAGATTAAGCAGTTGTGCTTAATGGATATAGACAAGATCTTACATTCCTATGGTAAAACCTTGAAAGACTATCCTCCAATGCCTTTAGCAACTGAAGTTGATAGTTCTTTGTTAATCGAAATG GGGGATTTTTTCTTTGTGTATGGTCATGGGGGTACTGGAAAAACATTTCTCTGCAACCTTATGTCTGCTGAGATTCGCTCAAGGGGTGATATAGTGTTAAACGTTGCTCCGAGTGGTATTGCATCTTTACTTCTTCCCAATAGAAGAACGGCACACTCAAGGTTCAAAATACCGCTGAATATAACTGAGGATTCTGTATGTAACATCAAACCTGGTTCCCCTCAAGCAATGTTGCTGTTGAAAGCCAAACTTATAATTTGGGATGAGGCTCCAATGGTTAGTAGGTACTGCTATGAAGTGCCTGATAAATGCTTGGGTGATATCATGAGGTGTTCTCCAACATATAGCAAAGATTTGCCctttggaggaaaagtggttATACTAGGTGGAGACTTTAGACAAATTCTTCCTGTCATTTTACGAGGATCGAGACAAGATATCGTTCATTCAACCGTGAATTCGTCTTACCTTTGGAAGTTTTGTCAAGtgctcaaactaacaaaaaatatgAGACTCTCTGTAGGGACGACTGCTTCAGATCAAGATGAGACAGAGCAATTTGGTGAGTG TGGTCTTTGTAATGGTACAAGGCTACAAGTTAGGAAGTTTGGAAATCATGTCATAGAATGTGAAGTCTTAATGGGTAATAATGTTGGTCATATTGCTTTGATTCCAAGAATGAATATGGTACCAACAAATGAAACCGTCTCAGTTAGATTCCAATGA